One Curtobacterium sp. MCLR17_007 DNA window includes the following coding sequences:
- a CDS encoding efflux RND transporter periplasmic adaptor subunit, protein MNVLRRWVWPGLKFLVFAAVAVALVRLAFFAATPPEADTVPTGQITDPVVTVTTGDISNDVEAKGTIRSVASTPVRATVAGAVNRVFVADGAHVEQGAAVLDVRVETPVEGVTEDGSALPPKVTFSTVTAPAAGTVSGLDLVEKQPVEIGTVVARVAPESYRASATLQAAQLYRLVDRPSEATVTVKDGPAPFTCTNLSLTSAPSGDGAADDDASQDGSASDATTGGTQLECDVPGDVTVFPGLEVTMAVPAGKAEGVLTLPTTAVQGTAQRGIVTVVGKSGDRERREVELGITDGEQVEVKTGLAEGDRVLQFVPGKEQADDDAVDGGSVVSG, encoded by the coding sequence GTGAACGTCCTCCGCCGCTGGGTGTGGCCCGGCCTCAAGTTCCTCGTGTTCGCCGCGGTCGCGGTGGCGCTCGTCCGGCTCGCCTTCTTCGCGGCGACGCCGCCCGAAGCCGACACCGTCCCGACCGGGCAGATCACGGACCCGGTCGTCACCGTCACGACGGGCGACATCAGCAACGACGTCGAGGCGAAGGGCACGATCCGCTCCGTCGCGTCCACCCCGGTGCGTGCGACGGTCGCGGGTGCGGTGAACCGGGTCTTCGTCGCCGACGGCGCGCACGTCGAGCAGGGGGCCGCCGTCCTCGACGTGCGCGTCGAGACCCCTGTCGAGGGCGTCACCGAGGACGGCAGCGCCCTGCCGCCGAAGGTCACGTTCTCGACGGTCACGGCACCGGCGGCCGGCACGGTGTCCGGGCTCGACCTGGTCGAGAAGCAGCCGGTCGAGATCGGCACCGTGGTCGCCCGGGTGGCACCCGAGTCCTACCGGGCGAGTGCGACCCTGCAGGCGGCGCAGCTCTACCGGCTCGTCGACCGTCCGTCCGAGGCCACGGTCACGGTCAAGGACGGCCCGGCGCCGTTCACCTGCACGAACCTCTCGCTCACCAGCGCTCCGTCCGGCGACGGCGCTGCGGACGACGACGCCTCGCAGGACGGCAGCGCATCGGACGCCACGACCGGCGGCACGCAGCTCGAGTGCGACGTCCCGGGTGACGTCACCGTCTTCCCCGGACTCGAGGTCACGATGGCCGTGCCGGCGGGCAAGGCCGAGGGTGTGCTCACGCTCCCGACCACCGCGGTGCAGGGGACCGCCCAGCGGGGGATCGTCACCGTCGTCGGCAAGAGCGGCGACCGCGAGCGGCGCGAGGTCGAGCTGGGCATCACCGACGGCGAGCAGGTCGAGGTGAAGACCGGTCTGGCCGAGGGCGACCGGGTGCTGCAGTTCGTCCCCGGCAAGGAGCAGGCCGACGACGACGCCGTCGACGGCGGCAGCGTGGTGTCCGGATGA
- a CDS encoding ABC transporter ATP-binding protein, giving the protein MSLVSVRGLRKSVVLPDGSTLEILRGIDLAVDADSRTAIVGRSGSGKSTLLNILGLLDAPTDGDHRFDGVDVGRAGSVRRDRIRGADVGFVFQQFNLLQGRTAVENVEVPLLYASGRDFWRRRRLATEMLDRVGLADRADTQPHRLSGGEQQRVAIARALVRSPRLILADEPTGALDVDTGRSVMALLETVAAETGAALVTITHDPAVAARAEVVHRIDHGLVVDASAEALA; this is encoded by the coding sequence ATGAGCCTGGTCTCGGTGCGCGGGCTCCGGAAGTCCGTGGTGCTTCCTGACGGGTCGACGCTCGAGATCCTGCGCGGCATCGACCTCGCGGTCGACGCCGACAGCCGGACCGCCATCGTCGGCCGGTCGGGCTCGGGCAAGTCGACGCTGCTGAACATCCTGGGGCTCCTCGACGCCCCGACCGACGGCGACCACCGTTTCGACGGGGTCGACGTCGGTCGCGCCGGGTCGGTCCGCCGCGACCGCATCCGGGGCGCCGACGTCGGGTTCGTGTTCCAGCAGTTCAACCTGCTCCAGGGCCGGACCGCGGTCGAGAACGTCGAGGTGCCGCTGCTCTACGCGTCCGGCCGCGACTTCTGGCGGCGTCGGCGTCTGGCCACCGAGATGCTCGACCGCGTGGGCCTGGCCGATCGTGCCGACACGCAGCCGCACCGGCTGTCGGGCGGCGAACAGCAGCGTGTGGCGATCGCGCGCGCCCTGGTGCGGTCCCCGCGGCTGATCCTGGCCGACGAGCCGACCGGAGCGCTCGACGTCGACACCGGGCGGTCCGTGATGGCGCTGCTCGAGACCGTCGCCGCCGAGACCGGTGCGGCGCTCGTGACCATCACGCACGACCCCGCGGTGGCCGCACGGGCCGAGGTCGTGCACCGGATCGACCACGGACTGGTCGTCGACGCGAGTGCCGAGGCCCTGGCGTGA
- a CDS encoding FtsX-like permease family protein: protein MNGVLTTIVGTFVESWQELRVHRGRVVLSLVGVTIAVASLAVVVGFGALAEKATAALNEQYGGRPATFSLTASSSTGDAVADEDALFAEYRAAADRYDVRWTSEAMEGPRKVQFPDGVADVYTRTVDPDYAEMHRVRMASGAWFTEDDRGRLAPAVVVNRAFLERLGDPDIVTHPTVRLPGTPGSVAVVIGEYVTSEYDTEPSMYEMARSVASTGLTADPDMGISRSFEVWVPDHHAKQLAKRIASDAERASGGAVEVSADRMDAAGTVDGDPLGPLRYVIAAVSVLVLVLGGLGLLNVSLVSVRQRIREIGIRRGVGATAGRVFVAVLLENVLGTAVAGAVGVMLGAAVLSNGTVRSAITSGADVGGAPFPLEAALVGIGAAVAVGALAGLLPALVAVRVKVIDAIRY, encoded by the coding sequence GTGAACGGGGTCCTCACGACCATCGTCGGGACGTTCGTCGAGTCCTGGCAGGAACTGCGGGTCCACCGCGGGCGGGTCGTCCTCAGCCTGGTCGGCGTGACGATCGCCGTCGCCTCGCTCGCCGTCGTGGTCGGCTTCGGCGCTCTCGCCGAGAAGGCGACCGCGGCACTGAACGAGCAGTACGGCGGACGTCCCGCGACGTTCTCGCTGACGGCGTCGTCGTCGACCGGGGACGCCGTCGCGGACGAGGACGCCCTGTTCGCCGAGTACCGCGCGGCGGCCGACCGCTACGACGTGCGGTGGACCAGTGAGGCGATGGAGGGACCGCGCAAGGTCCAGTTCCCCGACGGGGTCGCCGACGTGTACACCAGGACGGTCGACCCGGACTACGCCGAGATGCACCGGGTGCGCATGGCCTCCGGGGCGTGGTTCACCGAGGACGACCGTGGGCGGCTCGCGCCGGCGGTCGTCGTCAACCGGGCGTTCCTCGAGCGCCTCGGCGACCCGGACATCGTCACGCACCCGACCGTCCGGTTGCCGGGGACGCCGGGATCGGTCGCCGTCGTCATCGGCGAGTACGTGACGAGCGAGTACGACACCGAGCCGTCCATGTACGAGATGGCCCGGTCCGTCGCGTCGACCGGACTGACGGCCGACCCGGACATGGGCATCAGCCGCTCGTTCGAGGTCTGGGTGCCCGACCACCACGCGAAGCAGCTCGCGAAGCGGATCGCCAGCGACGCCGAGCGGGCGTCCGGCGGCGCGGTGGAGGTCTCGGCGGACCGGATGGACGCCGCGGGCACCGTCGACGGCGATCCGCTCGGGCCCCTGCGGTACGTCATCGCGGCGGTCTCGGTCCTGGTGCTCGTGCTCGGCGGTCTCGGGTTGCTCAACGTCTCGCTCGTGAGCGTCCGGCAGCGCATCCGCGAGATCGGCATCCGTCGCGGTGTCGGAGCGACGGCCGGCCGGGTCTTCGTCGCCGTGCTGCTCGAGAACGTCCTCGGCACAGCGGTCGCCGGCGCGGTCGGCGTGATGCTCGGCGCCGCGGTGCTCAGCAACGGGACGGTCCGTTCGGCGATCACGAGCGGTGCCGACGTCGGGGGAGCGCCGTTCCCCCTCGAGGCCGCGCTCGTCGGGATCGGTGCGGCGGTGGCCGTCGGTGCGCTCGCCGGGCTGCTGCCGGCTCTGGTCGCCGTCCGCGTCAAGGTCATCGACGCCATCCGGTACTGA